A stretch of Saccharomyces eubayanus strain FM1318 chromosome III, whole genome shotgun sequence DNA encodes these proteins:
- the BPH1 gene encoding Bph1p — MHSIINAASKVLKLQGDMKKTTLILEDILILQPIDHEIEANLEHPLQHELIEIIQGYSLQDKRSINSKKGIAEDEICELSNHVCLALSRKFELRNDSKNFNIAQPKRWMQLLETLTDTTGFAVVIQIIIILSNTSLINKQNLGSLKQLRSQIFEILLKKKNTWKCKLLQRTLLELYIVGLSVDCTPLELQNLYRHKNLRFCNDILDSLTLQVSDPRSQNYLQFENAYKLFQIQKSPKINHSFLFYVELNTVTSNRLMTIENQMYLEIKEGQFCVSNDNYMIGLFENFEFEVGNLYFIAVIIDQNNRISLYVDGNLINQITLFENSIFQLSTCELGSMISSFKLYRFYLWDGLLTESTIRLLQHIGSNYQYTFDKKNKFCGILSSCQDVLITKTRLMIKSPTETTCTKFLDEIKLLEMENIIIDMNPNNICQDYAKSSNFTITFKENKGNSNDIPGMGKCYLYQSSNLVAKFISIDCIRFAFLNITECNSMDDLLRHVSHLLNLLRNTEILNCFKRDCGFPLFAYTLRQKITQDLLQPLNIQFFNLFIEFCGWDFRDISKSIISDTEAYENLVLNLDLWYVDEDESSLTSGGLEIIRFLFFQISSLLEASIYARFNAEKFKTMKTLEKLCLTYQATTKKGKPTNKFDVLSNDVVSVLLALLKYNFDKWHLQWLLHLSYYFIRAKDIRSGEIILQTVDQLFSFFLDQDNDENAKLLSKMIPIKLILMIMDQLMQNNESNPTICLNILFKTTLINKSLFKQFYKNDGLKLILTIICKADETRQEDFISLLFTYSMDNYSTTNELVSDAGSDIFKENHTNEITTKEIIYLAINFIEWHVVNSEANDYSSLSDLNNHISRFIENLEFLSKVPINAPVFDPRTSYVAVSLLDLLITLNQSGNVSEFETSSKLITRLIKNNILYALTTYATYDFEVYINAFFCHNAEYKLVHPKTVINNTNYLELAFIVNILPNILDTLVGSDGRLNSMILKYPYMMSNLLYLLRKFQPDTLQIVMPEQFYFSSYTCLLNCISLIGKSTCHRFKNVLRSQLLQDFKICLISLLYSSTSKQIIWEDQQYEMLCKSLLQRKETLFENIYWACDNETISLLLIFLASRLHETGYEEVTFNCFRVIVQEKKNKLKELANYFDIEDKHDVIIALTHFISSDSCDLVNFSIENYPFFFSDVQKKRFKNSATSFLYRNTDFSALSIKQINSQVYEWKHARFEYITKNNQKCLVLFRKDNTPLEFKIKKSISRYISNFKTDREEDSVFYQNNLDLLIFHLRHTLEIQSGSRISCKWSLDFVEDFDGMKRRLLPAWEPKNEPLFNEEDTKSETITSNNRQRRESGSILSYEFIEDMETLDLEPLGDLNENRKILRLLKDNDFISTIWNCSLIIGLEIKEGILVHGNNYLYFVSDYYFGSEDKKILKLSEVSQELRDINVSLINGTDPEKVSNSLKHEVFVWKLLDLTFVTKRPFLLRDVAIELLFEERVSAFFSFNNKKVRDDVLRVLNRIPKHLPADPVFSSVLQEINNRGNTIVAKNGIGKASIASKFTSVFSTNNSLIDGFELSKKWVRGEISNFYYLMCINTLAGRSFNDLTQYPVFPWVIADYESDVLDLENPKTYRDLSKPMGAQSMKRKLQFMERYEALASLNDAGSPPFHYGTHYSSAMIVSSYLIRLKPFVGSFLLLQGGNFGLADRLFSSLERAWCSAAAENTTDVRELTPEFFFLPEFLTNINKYNFGVDQSGKKVNDVILPPWANGDAKVFIQKNREALESPYVSKHLHEWIDLIFGFKQKGKNAMDSVNVFNRLSYPGAVNLDNINDENERRAITGIIHNFGQTPLQIFQEPHQRKLVFDIRQLPTEVWHKIPSKPIFEKLVLNSNGKNRPVSYVIHDSNYFDSLYWRGFAFPNLFLKTEEGVVSFKIVHKSSFRIGVDFFEKTHMAQITSFTNWKSGQFITGDETGLIKVWKYHKNKHGALGHLEKKKAMLGHLYEVKEMCCYLDYNMLLTLDVSGLVYVWDMINFELVREISANAKRIAISQHTGSIMVLTEKNAISVFNLNGEEYTSKAFEAVKIASSIEFLDFTKLDTGYRQHIYWKENEVLLVGFEDGKIEIYELHLNSRNEWAMKLLKELSTGRGKAITSIKAQGKTYLSQKTHKDPKEQSEIEVISGTGDGRLTIWY, encoded by the coding sequence CAACCCAAACGATGGATGCAATTGCTAGAAACATTAACTGACACAACCGGCTTTGCCGTGGTTattcaaatcattattattttatccAACACTTCTctaataaataaacaaaacttGGGAAGCCTGAAACAACTAAGGAgccaaatttttgaaatattgttaaaaaaaaaaaatacatggAAATGTAAACTACTACAGAGGACTCTTTTAGAACTATATATTGTAGGGCTTTCCGTGGATTGCACACCTTTGGAATTACAAAACCTGTACCGTCATAAGAATTTGAGATTCTGTAATGATATTTTGGACTCATTAACATTACAAGTATCTGACCCTCGTTCGCAAAATTACTTACAGTTTGAGAATGCATacaaactttttcaaatacagAAATCACCCAAAATCAatcattcttttctcttttacGTCGAATTAAATACCGTTACATCAAATAGGTTAATGACCATAGAAAATCAGATGTATCTGGAGATTAAGGAAGGCCAATTTTGTGTTTCAAATGATAATTACATGATCGGcttatttgaaaactttgaatttgaagtaGGAAACTTGTACTTTATTGCGGTTATAATTGATCAAAATAACCGAATATCTTTATATGTTGATGGGAATTTAATCAACCAGATCAcgttatttgaaaattcaatatttcaaTTAAGTACCTGTGAACTAGGATCCATGATTTCCTCTTTCAAGCTTTACAGATTTTATTTGTGGGATGGGCTACTAACAGAATCGACTATTAGACTACTTCAGCATATCGGAAGTAATTATCAGTATAcatttgataaaaagaacaaatttTGTGGTATATTGTCGAGTTGCCAAGATGTGTTGATAACAAAAACTCGTTTGATGATCAAGTCACCCACAGAAACTACATGCACAAAATTCCTTGACGAAATTAAGCTTCTTGAAATGGAGAATATTATAATTGATATGAACCCGAATAATATCTGTCAAGATTATGCCAAATCCTCTAATTTCACAATaacattcaaagaaaacaaggGGAACTCGAACGATATCCCCGGCATGGGAAAATGCTATTTATATCAAAGCTCCAACTTGGTTGCTAAGTTTATCTCTATCGATTGCATACGTTTTGCGTTTTTGAACATCACAGAATGCAATAGTATGGACGACTTACTTCGTCACGTATCACATTTACTGAATCTTTTGCGTAATACTGAAATTCTTAATTGCTTCAAAAGAGACTGTGGCTTTCCTTTATTTGCTTATACTCTGAGGCAAAAAATAACACAAGATCTATTGCAGCCTCTAAATATtcagtttttcaatttattcATAGAATTTTGTGGTTGGGATTTTAGAGATATCTCAAAATCCATAATTTCGGATACAGAAGCCTACGAAAACTTAGTACTGAATTTAGATTTATGGTACGTggacgaagatgaaagtTCCCTTACATCAGGAGGATTAGAAATTATcaggtttcttttttttcaaatttcaagTTTACTGGAAGCTTCTATTTATGCTAGGTTcaatgctgaaaaatttaagaCAATGAAAACTCTGGAAAAGTTGTGTTTGACTTATCAAGCTACTACAAAGAAAGGGAAGCCTACGAACAAGTTTGATGTGCTGTCCAATGATGTAGTATCTGTACTGCTTGCCTTGTTGAAATACAATTTCGATAAATGGCACTTACAATGGTTGTTACATCTTTCGTATTACTTCATTAGAGCCAAGGATATACGTTCCGGAGAAATTATTCTTCAAACGGTAGACCAACTCTTTTCGTTCTTCTTAGACCAAGACAACGACGAGAATGCTAAATTACTTTCTAAAATGATACCGATTAAACTGATACTGATGATCATGGATCAATTAATGCAAAATAATGAATCGAACCCCACCATTTGCTTGAACATTCTATTCAAGACAACCCTGATTAATAAATCTCTCTTCAAgcaattttacaaaaatgatGGTCTGAAACTCATATTGACCATCATATGTAAGGCGGATGAAACTCGTCAGGAAGATTTTATCTCCTTACTTTTCACCTACTCAATGGATAACTATAGCACAACTAACGAACTCGTCTCAGATGCGGGAAGCGacatttttaaagaaaatcacACCAATGAGATAACCACGAAGGAAATTATTTACTTAGCCATCAATTTCATAGAGTGGCATGTGGTGAACTCAGAAGCCAATGACTATTCTTCGTTATCAGATCTGAACAACCACATATCAAGATTTATCGAAAATTTGGAATTCTTAAGCAAGGTTCCGATTAACGCACCTGTATTTGATCCTAGAACTAGTTATGTGGCCGTCTCATTACTAGATCTCTTAATAACTTTAAACCAATCAGGAAATGTCTCAGAATTCGAAACCTCTTCGAAATTAATTACAAGACTGATTAAAAACAATATACTATATGCTCTTACAACATACGCGACCTATGATTTTGAGGTTTATATTAACGCATTTTTCTGTCACAATGCAGAATACAAGCTGGTTCATCCCAAAACTGTGATAAACAATACCAATTATTTGGAGCTCGCATTTATAGTAAACATTCTGCCGAATATCCTTGATACCTTAGTAGGTAGTGACGGTAGATTGAACTCAATGATACTAAAATACCCATATATGATGTCAAATCTCCTTTATCTTCTTCGGAAATTCCAACCTGATACATTGCAAATTGTCATGCCTGAacagttttatttttcaagttatacatgtcttttgaattgtATTAGTCTGATTGGTAAGTCAACTTGCCATCGTTTTAAAAACGTTCTAAGGTCCCAACTATTGCAGGACTTCAAAATTTGCTTGATAAGCCTACTCTATTCCAGTACATCCAAGCAAATAATTTGGGAAGACCAACAATACGAGATGCTTTGTAAATCGCTATTACAGCGGAAAGAAACTTTATTTGAGAATATATACTGGGCGTGCGATAATGAGACTATCAGTTTATTACTAATATTCTTAGCCAGTAGATTGCATGAAACTGGATACGAAGAAGTGACCTTCAATTGTTTTAGAGTGATagtccaagaaaaaaaaaacaaactcaaGGAATTAGCAAATTACTTTGACATAGAGGACAAGCATGACGTTATTATTGCCTTGACTCATTTTATATCAAGCGATAGTTGTGATCTAGTGAACTTCTCAATAGAAAAttaccctttttttttcagcgatgtacaaaaaaagagattcAAGAATTCTGCTACCAGTTTTCTATATAGAAATACCGATTTTTCAGCATTAAGCATAAAACAGATTAACAGCCAAGTTTATGAATGGAAACATGCAAGATTCGAATACATAACTAAAAACAATCAAAAGTGTCTCGTTCTATTTCGGAAAGACAATACGCCTTTAGAgtttaaaatcaaaaaatctaTATCGAGGTACATTTCCAACTTCAAAACCGACAGAGAAGAGGACTCAgtattttatcaaaataatttggaccttttaatttttcatctgcGACATACTCTGGAGATACAGTCAGGCTCAAGGATTTCTTGTAAATGGTCACTGGATTTTGTGGAAGATTTTGATGgaatgaaaagaaggctTTTACCTGCCTGGGAGCCAAAAAATGAACCACTTTTCAATGAGGAAGATACGAAAAGTGAAACCATTACGAGTAATAACAGACAAAGGAGGGAAAGTGGAAGCATTTTATCCTATGAATTTATCGAAGATATGGAAACTCTTGACTTGGAACCGTTAGGtgatttgaatgaaaacagaaaaattcttagacttttgaaagataaCGATTTTATTTCCACTATTTGGAATTGTAGTTTAATTATCGGGTTAGAAATCAAAGAGGGCATTTTAGTCCACGGTAATAACTACCTTTACTTCGTAAGCGATTACTATTTTGGTtcagaagataaaaaaatcctgAAATTATCAGAAGTGTCCCAAGAGTTACGAGACATAAACGTTAGTCTAATCAACGGTACGGACCCTGAAAAAGTATCAAACTCTCTCAAGCATGAAGTTTTCGTTTGGAAACTTCTCGATCTCACTTTTGTTACTAAGAGGCCCTTTCTACTTCGTGATGTTGCAATCGAGctattatttgaagaaagagttAGTGcatttttcagttttaataataaaaaggtGAGGGATGATGTTCTGCGGGTGTTGAATAGGATTCCCAAACACCTTCCAGCTGATCCGGTTTTTTCGAGTGTTCTACAAGAGATAAACAATCGGGGTAATACTATAGTAGCAAAGAATGGTATAGGTAAAGCAAGCATTGCTTCTAAATTTACCAGTGTTTTCTCAACCAACAACAGCCTAATAGACGGATTTGAACTTAGTAAAAAATGGGTCAGGGGAGAAATCTCCAACTTCTATTATTTGATGTGTATCAATACTCTAGCGGGAAGATCATTTAACGATTTAACTCAGTATCCTGTGTTTCCTTGGGTCATTGCAGATTACGAAAGTGACGTGCTTGATCTAGAAAACCCGAAAACTTACCGGGATCTATCAAAACCTATGGGTGCCCAAAgtatgaaaagaaagctgCAGTTTATGGAACGCTACGAAGCGTTGGCTTCTTTAAATGATGCTGGTTCTCCGCCATTTCATTATGGCACACATTATTCATCAGCTATGATAGTATCTTCGTACTTGATAAGGCTAAAACCTTTTGTTGGCTCCTTCCTATTGTTACAAGGCGGGAACTTTGGCCTCGCAGACCGTTTGTTCAGCTCTCTTGAAAGAGCTTGGTGCTCTGCTGCTGCCGAGAATACGACTGATGTAAGGGAATTAACGCCTgagttcttttttttacctgAATTTTTAACTAACATCAATAAATATAACTTTGGTGTAGATcaaagtggaaaaaaagttaacGATGTCATTCTTCCTCCATGGGCAAATGGTGACGCAAAGGTTTTTATTCAGAAAAATAGAGAAGCTTTGGAAAGCCCGTATGTATCAAAGCATTTGCATGAGTGGAttgatttgatatttgGCTTTAAGCAAAAAGGTAAGAATGCTATGGATTCTGTTAATGTATTCAACAGGTTAAGCTATCCCGGTGCCGTAAACCTAGATAATATTAACGATGAGAACGAACGTAGAGCTATTACAGGCATCATTCACAATTTTGGCCAGACGCCTTTGCAGATATTCCAGGAACCTCACCAAAGAAAGTTGGTCTTTGATATTCGACAGTTACCGACAGAAGTATGGCATAAAATCCCAAGTAAGCCGATATTCGAAAAATTGgttttgaattcaaatggaaagaacAGGCCCGTGAGTTATGTTATACACGATTCCAATTACTTTGATTCTCTTTATTGGAGAGGATTcgcttttccaaatttgtTTCTCAAAACAGAGGAAGGAGTAGTGTCGTTCAAGATTGTTCATAAAAGTTCGTTTAGAATTGGCGTAGACTTCTTCGAAAAAACACACATGGCACAAATCACTTCTTTCACAAATTGGAAATCTGGTCAGTTTATAACTGGAGATGAAACTGGATTAATAAAAGTTTGGAAATACCATAAAAACAAGCATGGCGCCTTAGGACAccttgaaaagaaaaaagcaatGCTAGGGCACTTATATGAAGTAAAGGAAATGTGTTGCTATTTAGATTACAACATGCTTTTAACTTTAGATGTTAGCGGCTTAGTCTATGTCTGGGATATGATAAATTTCGAACTGGTAAGAGAAATATCTGCTAATGCGAAGCGGATAGCAATATCTCAACACACCGGGAGTATAATGGTTctaactgaaaaaaatgccatatccgttttcaatttgaatgGTGAAGAGTATACTTCAAAGGCATTCGAAGCGGTTAAAATTGCAAGCTCTATCGAATTTCTagattttacaaaactAGACACCGGTTACAGACAGCATATCtattggaaagaaaatgaagtacTGTTAGTCGGTTTCGAAGACggaaaaatagaaatttaTGAGCTCCATTTGAACTCTCGTAACGAATGGGCGATGAAATTGCTCAAAGAGCTTTCTACAGGGAGAGGAAAAGCAATAACTAGTATTAAGGCACAAGGTAAAACATACCTATCCCAGAAAACACACAAGGACCCAAAAGAGCAAAGCGAAATAGAAGTGATTTCAGGCACTGGAGATGGTAGGCTGACAATCTGGTACTAA
- the SNT1 gene encoding Snt1p, whose product MGYPPPTRRLSDKKRYHYSNNPNRRHLSGVYPKNGFPKPIINGFTSSPTAETSANTSVSPATVPPPPPPPSIPSTFGIEAPRPSRYDPGSVNRPSSSSYLSTRKTGSRYNPEVERPSSAGSSTPENTNANTTPNTNIDTGKSRYSRKTMSRYNPQSNSSSNIMHFPPPTSNTSPFYVPNGNSRGRPRSMDDHSPDIANNPELGSVSLVNSNSAHSYYSRSNKWRSVGTPSRAPFDNHVSNTATTNGTHQREPFWKANNNVLLKSTHSQSSPSLYDTKFHEINKMDKPDSPVKIRGLNKDEAKDLPHDDNKFQSEESDIIRHVSTKLDSFKAHENGSLEEDSSHKREPEITKTRHEPEKRKEHGRLEDDFRKPKATSVDVKQDGLWTTTTRAVNTIGKVKEQKKEQINFIKKEESSEIRNYEWIYDPEALKTDLTELTLENENKCYEEPLEKVEACIFPLPKTETRLWELKNQRRDKIISKQKYLLKKTVKSFTEYPFYAQNKLIHRQATGLILTKIISKIKKQEYRKIISLKHSYFGLQKKYEKECEILAKLSENLRKEEIENKRIEHELMEQKRREGGVEIEKDKDLRKPSSSSSSRRRNRADFVDDAEMENVLLQIDPNYKHYQAAAKIPPLILNPVEKYSYKFRDVNNLVTDKNHWASRILKDGVDTFSDHEHSLFLEGYLIHPKKFGKISHYMGGLRTPEECVLHYYRTKKTINYKQLLMDKNKKRKMSAAAKRRKRKERSNDEELENDEGKEESAGTADKEEKSENFVEEIVYPVLVQGPEADANLQDKPEKLIGNITEQESEDVTFKPEETVQTNELKRVHDVIGDNDRNSSIIKVNSDFSFTAPREGMQNDYYGEEPRELDFSLENALQRKKHRSAPEHKTSYWSVRESQLFPELLKEFGSQWSLISEKLGTKSTTMVRNYYQRNAARNGWKLIVDETDLKRDGTSSESVQQSQIMIQPERPNINAYNNIPPQQRPALGYFVGQPTHGPSTSISSVDGSMRPFGPDFHRDSFSKVSTPLTTLPPPRLPSIQFPHSEMPEPTVTDLRNRTLDHIDTLAEAASSVTNSQNFSDERHAIGTNHKSTTISSLLNNADRDVKVPFQKTSKQQAHVEGTPKLNNIVVQEIKPNITTPRSSSISALLNPVHGNGQLNPDGRPLLPFNNITSRGPPSFPLPPPRTSTAIHAPPKFNFSNDPLAALAAVASAPDAINGFLSKKDNDN is encoded by the coding sequence ATGGGATATCCACCGCCTACGCGAAGGCTTAGTGATAAGAAAAGATACCATTACTCTAACAATCCTAATCGAAGGCATCTTTCCGGTGTTTATCCAAAAAACGGCTTCCCAAAACCAATTATTAATGGATTTACATCTTCCCCTACAGCAGAAACTTCTGCAAACACCTCCGTTAGTCCTGCCACTgtaccaccaccaccaccacctcCTTCAATACCTAGCACATTTGGCATCGAAGCGCCCAGGCCATCCCGGTATGATCCCGGCTCAGTTAATAGGccttcatcgtcatcttATTTGTCAACGAGGAAGACCGGAAGTCGGTACAATCCAGAGGTTGAAAGGCCCTCTTCAGCCGGTAGTTCAACGCCGGAAAATACCAACGCAAATACCACCCCAAATACCAATATTGACACCGGAAAATCACGCTATTCTCGAAAAACCATGAGCAGATATAACCCTCAATCGAACAGCTCTTCAAACATCATGCATTTTCCCCCACCAACTTCAAACACATCACCATTTTACGTCCCCAATGGTAATTCCCGGGGCAGACCTAGATCGATGGATGATCATAGTCCTGATATAGCAAACAACCCTGAACTGGGTAGCGTTTCATTGGTTAATAGCAACAGCGCTCATTCCTATTACTCCAGGAGCAACAAATGGAGATCTGTTGGAACACCTTCCAGGGCGCCTTTTGATAACCACGTTAGTAATACAGCAACCACCAACGGAACTCATCAAAGAGAGCCCTTTTGGAAAGCTAATAATAATGTACTTTTAAAATCTACTCACTCACAGTCGTCGCCTTCCCTTTATGATACTAAATTTCACGAGATAAATAAAATGGACAAACCCGACTCTCCAGTTAAGATTAGAGGattaaataaagatgaagcAAAAGATCTTCCACATGACGATAATAAATTCCAATCTGAAGAATCAGATATCATACGCCATGTGTCTACAAAGCTTGATAGTTTCAAGGCACATGAAAACGGAAGTTTAGAAGAAGACAGTTCACATAAAAGAGAACCTGAGATAACGAAAACCCGCCATGAGccagaaaaaagaaaagaacacGGTAGACTCGAAGACGACTttagaaaaccaaaagcaACTAGTGTCGATGTAAAACAAGATGGATTATGGACAACGACTACAAGAGCTGTCAATACAATAGGAAAGGTtaaagaacagaaaaaagaacaaataaacttcatcaagaaagaagaaagctCAGAAATTAGAAACTACGAATGGATATACGACCCTGAAGCTTTGAAAACTGATTTAACAGAACTGACACTTGAGAATGAAAACAAGTGTTACGAAGAGCCGCTTGAAAAAGTAGAAGCATGCATTTTTCCATTACCAAAGACAGAAACAAGGTTATGGGAATTAAAAAACCAGAGGAGAGACAAAATCATCAGTAAACAGAAGTACTTACTGAAAAAGACGGTGAAGTCTTTCACAGAGTATCCATTTTATGCCCAAAACAAGCTTATTCACCGGCAAGCCACAGGACTCATCTTAACCAAAATCATTTCAAAGATCAAAAAGCAGGAATATCGAAAAATAATAAGCCTAAAGCATAGCTATTTTGGCTTACAGAAGAAATACGAAAAAGAATGTGAAATTTTGGCCAAATTAAGTGAAAATTTAAGAAAGGAAGAGATTGAAAATAAGCGCATAGAACATGAATTAATGGAGCAGAAGAGACGTGAGGGCGGtgttgaaattgaaaaagacaagGATTTACGCAAACCTTCCTCGTCCTCGTCATCTCGTCGCAGAAATAGAGCTGATTTCGTTGACGATGCAGAAATGGAAAACGTGTTACTTCAGATTGACCCAAACTATAAGCATTATCAGGCTGCTGCAAAAATCCCGCCACTGATATTAAATCcagttgaaaaatattcttataAGTTCCGTGATGTAAATAACTTGGTAACAGACAAAAATCACTGGGCCTCTAGAATATTAAAAGACGGTGTTGATACATTTTCTGACCATGAGcattctttatttttggaaggtTATTTGATTCATCccaaaaaatttggtaaGATTTCACACTACATGGGTGGTCTGAGAACTCCTGAGGAATGTGTTTTGCATTATTATAGAACCAAAAAAACCATCAATTATAAGCAACTCCTCATggataaaaacaaaaaaagaaaaatgtcagCAGCTGCTAAGCGCCgtaagagaaaagaaagaagcaatGACGAAGAGCTTGAAAATGACGAAGGTAAAGAAGAGTCTGCCGGCACAGCGGataaggaagaaaagagtGAAAACTTTGTCGAAGAAATTGTTTATCCCGTTCTGGTCCAAGGTCCTGAGGCGGATGCTAATCTGCAAGACAAACCCGAAAAACTCATCGGGAATATAACCGAACAGGAAAGCGAAGATGTGACATTTAAACCAGAAGAAACTGTACAAACtaatgaattgaaaagggTGCATGATGTGATTGGGGACAATGACAGAAATTCTAGTATTATTAAAGTTAACAGCGACTTCTCATTCACGGCACCCAGAGAAGGGATGCAAAACGATTATTATGGGGAGGAGCCAAGAGAACTAGATTTTAGTTTAGAAAATGCGctgcaaagaaagaagcaCAGATCCGCACCGGAACATAAGACAAGTTATTGGAGCGTCCGTGAATCTCAACTTTTTCCAGAGTTGTTAAAGGAATTTGGCTCCCAATGGTCTTTAATATCTGAAAAACTGGGTACCAAATCAACTACCATGGTAAGAAACTACTACCAAAGAAACGCTGCTCGTAATGGGTGGAAATTAATTGTTGATGAGACTGATTTGAAGCGAGACGGAACAAGTTCTGAATCCGTACAACAATCTCAGATCATGATACAACCAGAGCGTCCAAATATTAATGCTTATAATAACATTCCTCCACAACAAAGGCCCGCCCTGGGGTATTTTGTTGGACAACCAACCCATGGACCTAGTACATCTATATCTTCTGTTGACGGGTCTATGAGACCATTCGGACCTGACTTTCATCGTGATAGCTTTTCTAAAGTTAGTACGCCTTTAACAACTTTACCACCACCAAGACTACCTTCCATCCAATTCCCACATTCAGAAATGCCTGAGCCTACGGTGACAGATCTGCGCAACAGAACTTTAGACCATATCGACACATTAGCCGAAGCAGCCTCATCAGTAACAAATAGTCAGAATTTCAGTGATGAAAGACACGCCATTGGCACTAACCACAAATCAACAACGATTAGTAGTTTACTGAACAATGCTGACCGGGATGTCAAGGTTCCTTTCCAAAAGACTTCTAAGCAGCAAGCACACGTTGAGGGTACTCCTAAGCTGAATAACATTGTAGTACAAGAAATAAAACCTAACATCACTACCCCAAGATCCAGTTCTATTTCCGCACTATTGAACCCTGTTCATGGGAATGGTCAACTGAATCCAGATGGGAGACCGTTGCTACCATTTAACAATATCACTTCTCGTGGGCCTCCTAGTTTTCCTTTACCCCCTCCGCGGACTAGTACGGCCATTCATGCGCCTCCaaagttcaatttttccaatGACCCATTGGCGGCTTTGGCTGCAGTTGCATCAGCACCAGATGCAATAAATGGCTTTTTGTCCAAGAAGGATAATGATAATTAG
- the ELO2 gene encoding fatty acid elongase ELO2 produces the protein MNSLVTQYAAPLFERYPQLHDYLPTLERPFFNISLWEHFDDIVTCVTNGKFVPSEFQFIPGELPLSTLPPVLYTIAAYYVIIFGGKFALSKSKPFKLNGLFQLHNLFLTSLSLTLLVLMVEQLVPIIVKNGLYFAICNIGAWTQPMVTLYYLNYIVKFIEFIDTFFLVLKHKKLTFLHTYHHGATALLCYTQLMGTTAISWVVISLNLGVHVVMYWYYFLAARGIRVWWKEWVTRFQIIQFVLDIGFIYFAVYQKAVHLYFPVLPHCGDCVGSTTATFAGCAIISSYLVLFISFYVNVYKRKGTKTSRVVKRAHGGVAAKVNEYVNVDLKNVPTPSPSPKPQHRRRK, from the coding sequence ATGAATTCACTCGTTACTCAATATGCTGCTCCGTTGTTCGAGCGTTATCCTCAACTTCATGACTACTTGCCAACTTTAGAACGcccatttttcaatatctcGTTGTGGGAGCATTTCGATGATATCGTCACGTGTGTGACCAACGGTAAGTTTGTTCCAAGTGAATTCCAGTTTATCCCAGGCGAACTGCCATTGAGTACATTGCCTCCTGTGCTATACACTATCGCTGCTTATTACGTGATTATTTTCGGCGGTAAGTTTGCATTGAGTAAGTCGAAACCTTTTAAATTGAACGGCCTTTTCCAATTGCataatttgtttttaaCTTCTCTTTCATTGACACTATTGGTTCTGATGGTTGAACAATTAGTGCCAATTATTGTTAAGAACGGGTTATACTTTGCTATTTGTAATATTGGTGCTTGGACTCAACCAATGGTTACATTGTATTACCTGAACTACATTGTCAAATTTATCGAATTTATAGACACCTTCTTTTTGGTGCTAAAGCATAAGAAATTGACATTTTTGCATACTTATCACCATGGTGCTACTGCTTTATTGTGTTACACCCAATTAATGGGTACTACTGCTATCTCATGGGTCGTCATTTCGTTGAATCTTGGTGTTCATGTCGTTATGTATTGGTACTATTTCTTAGCTGCCAGAGGCATTAGAGTTTGGTGGAAGGAATGGGTTACcagatttcaaatcattcaGTTTGTTTTGGATATCggttttatttatttcgCTGTTTACCAGAAAGCCGTCCACTTATATTTCCCAGTCCTGCCACATTGTGGTGATTGTGTTGGGTCGACTACTGCTACATTTGCTGGTTGTGCTATTATTTCTTCATACTTGGTGCTATTCATTTCATTCTACGTGAACGTTTACAAGCGTAAAGGTACCAAGACCAGTAGGGTCGTTAAGCGCGCACATGGTGGTGTTGCTGCCAAAGTTAACGAATACGTTAACGTTGACCTGAAAAACGTTCCTACTccatcaccatcaccaAAACCTCAacacagaagaagaaagtaa